In Aphelocoma coerulescens isolate FSJ_1873_10779 chromosome 3, UR_Acoe_1.0, whole genome shotgun sequence, a single window of DNA contains:
- the LOC138106993 gene encoding uncharacterized protein, which produces MKPFLSPFILALLLMLWVLGPAPAGQGPGVMPRPCCDAADAAPGARGSSQEYWKVKPELESPWIRAYVPIRSCHRVLKDKYGQFSPPAFHADFPISFWCNWTIWAGSRKHIIIYIQEFITKEACNKNEDKILFEGVSSLAENSVVYACWKKEMHVFATFAQAVHVVLLKRYLPNQRDARFKGKYYIFQDQEGESSSKDDAISATPASKLLKQGGILQSGWVGNLRGVLGFATTRTATVPSSELMQGRGITLDTAAVGSPTALIPGERARIQALETKAPCGLGSELAGVQEAQGIGMPEGIIPTAAQDTWGQNPSMSEDSAVSFGPMHSVLLETPLLGAFQGAEPFWQPRGVSLESSQPVLNPTLRPKGLGHLQFTIKPTGMGHLGLAAHSESLSPGTGQSQEGRGATTPSQLGTASLEKDGSCAHLSVPAAGLTQGLMPSLRSPYDVGTRDHLHLLPERSQSSLGHLCMPKSELGTTGLQHTKPMDIFPLESFRGRRVLHPTEPGLAVHALPTGLEHPLTPVLVLGTETIPVLVTATTVPVPAHSLDLIPEAPLPPQVESVSTVASLPASLDWDPVSLRQRDIFPASPGGQEMMVSPSPPCHPSVDSELGTDGSSRCLGPGMQKLLLGEAGGQGEETTTSVSLMARSPLPVLVTVPEPGVKLTQPEGRVSSGSGMTPASLSDIREEHMVPVQHQDSAASDKLASISNFGGCKMQRATETLQEGPGQRTTASFSTTPAHTNLPAALWGETLPRDQKPWEPSDVPRKTQMPEGQQGERAELGPPWVTEYFPIRSCHLIFRDGSGMFYLPLHVDIKPNIWCNWTIWAGPQKHIVIYVQGFQGSDGCGNNQDKIIFQGVSSSVETKVAFACHNRGTLIFAAQATEVQVLFLSGSGSRSHEYQHFKGQYYVFGDSETVGSSSDTTAAPQEPVQETSKKESWRTVVTKSLLSMLTAPPGPPAVPADGMIQPDIVRPDEEAQHSPDLMEDAQSGANLSCLDPSEHGQDETKLEKNLEDGGSKSRGTEDDILVKPAPAGQDTGCKAEPPALELTERDTEPGTALATMVPCHPAGSPCSEMPSSSVGVSGTSPTLGQASDSPSEVAAAAHHTQTPVLAEPPLNTSMKPPLYPSPGVTAADVVSLGGRTEDLFDLMSSVENDTGLQSQHHPGDMLFEVTVEIKPKVWIPPSGSEFQKGVLESLKNHIQKNLNLSANRVSEIKLKDVKRMNDANLLLTFWLHLEPEERNMSLLLRSQLEELLGTSVGMEKLQLVSLFVEDVNECQAGVGLCGEEAECFNGVGTYVCRCKKDYEDHSPTKSGTLCIRTPRPGISTFLRHADMLVGAALVAGLVMAVAFGALCVTAVWGQPPRRSPRPEEPPVRAVEEPAMELHNLGDCLRLDPFQLKLRARSPEWLWSVRAHPGQAGSAFPEQPPPDSVTSALTPAFPSVSDTTTGCANPSAVFYGP; this is translated from the exons ATGAAGCCTTTTCTCTCCCCATTTATTCTGGCCCTGCTCCTGATGCTTTGGGTGCTGgggccagctcctgctgggcagGGTCCTGGGGTGATGCCGAGGCCCTGCTGTGATGCTGCTGATGCTGCTCCAGGG gcAAGGGGATCCTCTCAGGAATATTGGAAGGTTAAGCCAG AGCTGGAGTCTCCTTGGATAAGAGCTTATGTGCCTATAAGAAGCTGCCACAGAGTGCTGAAGGACAAATATGGGCAGTtttctcctccagcattccATGCTGATTTCCCCATAAGCTTTTGGTGCAACTGGACAATCTGGGCAGGCTCCAGGAAGCACATCATAATTTACATCCAGGAATTTATCACTAAGGAGGCTTGCAACAAAAATGAGGACAAAATTCTCTTTGAAGGAGTCTCCTCCCTGGCGGAAAACAGCGTTGTTTATGCCTGCTGGAAAAAGGAGATGCACGTTTTTGCCACCTTTGCTCAGGCTGTCCATGTTGTGCTGCTGAAGAGGTACTTGCCAAACCAGAGAGATGCACGATTTAAAGGGAAATACTACATCTTCCAAGACCAGGAAGGGGAATCTTCCTCCAAAGATGATGCGATTTCTGCAACTCCTGCTTCAAAACTGCTGAAGCAAGGTGGTATTCTTCAGTCTGGCTGGGTTGGAAACCTTAGAGGTGTGCTGGGCTTTGCAACCACACGTACTGCCACAGTGCCAAGCAGTGAGCTGATGCAGGGGAGAGGGATCACTCTGGACACTGCAGCGGTGGGAAGTCCTACAGCCCTTATCCCAGGTGAACGTGCAAGGATACAGGCTCTGGAAACAAAAGCTCCTTGTGGGCTGGGGTCTGAGCTGGCAGGGGTTCAGGAAGCTCAAGGCATAGGAATGCCTGAGGGAATAATCCCCACTGCAGCACAGGACACCTGGGGGCAGAATCCCTCCATGAGTGAGGACAGTGCCGTGAGTTTTGGTCCTATGCACAGTGTACTTTTGGAAACTCCTTTGCTTGGTGCTTTCCAGGGAGCAGAACCTTTTTGGCAGCCAAGAGGTGTGAGTCTGGAGAGCAGCCAGCCTGTCCTGAACCCCACCCTGAGGCCAAAAGGTCTGGGCCACCTGCAGTTTACCATTAAACCAACAGGCATGGGTCACTTGGGCTTGGCTGCACACTCTGAGTCTCTGTCCCCTGGCACAGGACAAAGCCAGGAGGGCAGAGGTGCCACCACGCCcagccagctgggcacagccagcctggagaaggatggCAGCTGTGCCCACCTGAGTGTCCCAGCTGCTGGCCTCACCCAGGGCCTGATGCCCAGCCTGAGGAGCCCCTATGATGTGGGCACCAGGGACCACTTGCATCTGCTACCTGAGAGAAGCCAAAGCAGTTTGGGGCATCTGTGCATGCCTAAATCGGAGCTAGGCACAACTGGCCTCCAACATACAAAGCCCATGGATATTTTCCCACTGGAAAGTTTTAGGGGTAGAagagtgcttcatcccacagaaCCAGGGCTGGCTGTTCATGCTTTGCCAACAGGGCTGGAGCATCCTCTCACACCTGTGCTTGTCCTAGGGACAGAGACCATCCCTGTGCTGGTGACTGCCACTACAGTACCTGTTCCTGCACACTCTCTGGATTTAATCCCTGAAGCACCTCTTCCTCCACAAGTAGAGTCTGTGTCCACGGTGGCCTCTCTACCAGCTTCTCTGGATTGGGATCCTGTCAGTCTCAGGCAGAGGGACATCTTCCCAGCTAGCCCAGGAGGACAGGAGATGATGGTCTCCCCTTCACCACCTTGCCACCCATCAGTAGACTCTGAACTGGGCACAGATGGGTCCTCCAGGTGCCTTGGCCCTGGGATGCAAAAGttgctgctgggggaggcaggTGGCCAGGGGGAAGAAACCACAACCTCTGTGAGCTTGATGGCCAggagtcccctcccagtcttaGTCACTGTCCCAGAGCCTGGTGTGAAGCTTACTCAGCCTGAGGGCAGAGTCAGCAGTGGCTCTGGGATGACACCAGCTTCCCTGTCTGACATCAGAGAAGAGCACATGGTGCCTGTGCAGCACCAGGACAGTGCTGCTAGTGACAAACTGGCTTCTATCTCCAACTTTGGGGGATGTAAAATGCAGAGAGCCACAGAAACTCTGCAAGAGGGTCCAGGACAGAGGACAACTGCCTCCTTCAGCACCACTCCTGCACACACTAatctgcctgcagctctgtggggaGAAACACTGCCAAGAGACCAAAAGCCTTGGGAGCCCTCTGATGTACCCAGGAAGACCCAGATGCCAGAAGGACAGCAAGGGGAACGTGCTG AGCTGGGGCCTCCCTGGGTAACGGAGTACTTTCCCATCAGGAGCTGCCACCTCATCTTCCGGGATGGGTCTGGCATGTTTTACCTCCCGCTGCATGTTGACATCAAACCCAACATCTGGTGCAACTGGACCATCTGGGCAGGCCCCCAGAAGCACATTGTCATCTATGTCCAAGGGTTCCAGGGGAGCGATGGCTGTGGCAACAACCAGGACAAGATCATCTTCCAGGGGGTCTCGTCAAGCGTGGAAACCAAAGTGGCGTTTGCCTGCCACAACAGAGGCACTCTGATCTTTGCTGCACAAGCCACTGAGGTGCAGGTGTTGTTTCTGTCAGGGAGTGGTTCCAGAAGCCATGAATACCAACATTTTAAAGGACAGTATTACGTATTTGGAGACTCTGAAACTGTGGGTTCTTCAAGTGATaccacagcagctccccaggaGCCTGTCCAGGAGACCTCTAAAAAAGAGAGCTGGAGGACAGTGGTGACCAAAAGTTTATTGTccatgctgacagctcctccaGGCCCACCAGCTGTGCCTGCTGATGGCATGATCCAGCCTGACATTGTGAGACCAGATGAAGAGGCCCAACATTCTCCTGATCTCATGGAAGATGCTCAGTCTGGTGCTAACCTGAGCTGTCTTGACCCAAGTGAGCATGGTCAGGATGAAACCAAGCTGGAAAAGAACCTTGAGGATGGTggtagcaagagcagaggaactgAAGATGACATATTAGTGaagccagctccagctgggcaAGACACTGGGTGTAAAGCTGAGCCACCTGCCTTGGAACTGACTGAGAGGGACACAGAGCCAGGGACTGCTCTGGCCACCATGGTCCCATGTCACCCAGCTGGTTCCCCTTGCTCAGAGATGCCCAGCAGCAGTGTAGGTGTCTCTGGCACATCACCTACCCTGGGTCAGGCCAGTGACAGCCCCTCAGAagtggcagctgctgcacatCACACACAGACACCAGTGCTGGCAGAGCCACCACTGAACACCAGCATGAAACCACCTCTCTACCCCTCTCCTGGTGTGACTGCTGCTGATGTGGTGTCTCTGGGAGGAAGGACTGAAGATCTCTTTG ATCTAATGTCATCTGTGGAGAACGACACAGGACTGCAATCCCAGCACCATCCTGGAG ATATGCTGTTTGAAGTCACTGTTGAAATCAAACCCAAGGTCTGGATTCCTCCCAGTGGAAGTGAGTTCCAAAAGGGTGTCCTTGAATCTCTGAAGAACCAT ATCCAGAAGAACCTGAATCTTTCTGCCAATAGAGTCAGCGAAATAAAGTTAAAGGATGTCAAAAG gaTGAATGATGCCAACCTGCTGCTCACCTTCTGGCTGCACCTGGAGCCAGAGGAGAGGAACATGTCTCTGCTCCTGCGCtcccagctggaggagctgcttggCACCTCGGTGGGCATGGAGAAGCTGCAGCTTGTTTCGCTGTTTGTTGAAG ACGTGAACGAGTGCCAGGCTGGGGTTGGCCTCTGCGGGGAGGAGGCAGAGTGCTTCAACGGCGTGGGCACCTACGTGTGCCGCTGCAAGAAGGACTACGAGGATCATTCTCCCACCAAGTCCGGCACCCTCTGCATCCGCACTCCCCGACCAG GGATCAGCACCTTCCTCCGCCACGCTGACATGCTGGTGGGCGCAGCCCTCGTGGCCGGCCTGGTGATGGCGGTGGCCTTTGGTGCCCTCTGTGTCACGGCCGTGTGGGGACAGCCCCCCAGGAGGAGCCCCAGGCCTGAGGAGCCACCCGTGAGGGCCGTGGAGGAGCCAGCCATGGAGCTGCACAACCTGGGGGACTGCCTGCGCCTCGACCCCTTCCAGCTGAAGCTGCGAGCCAGGTCCCCCGAGTGGCTCTGGAGTGTCCGTGCCCAccctgggcaggcaggaagcgccttcccagagcagcctcccCCAGACAGTGTGACCTCTGCCCTCACTCCTGCGTTTCCCAGCGTTTCTGACACAACCACTGGCTGTGCCAACCCTTCTGCTGTGTTTTATGGACCATGA